In Caldicellulosiruptor morganii, the following proteins share a genomic window:
- a CDS encoding S-layer homology domain-containing protein, with protein MRKKLITAFVMLCFVIVSTGVFSAFAAYRDIPSNASYKQAVEKLNKLGILVYRDYFKPGASVTRGEFAAAIVRISNAEDEANLLKGYSQYPDIKPNTALCGFVNWAVKKKYMTPMADGKFNPNGPLTFAQATTAIVRMLGYSDSDLSGIWPQSYIDRASELGLIKGINLSASQKVPRWALALMLSRLLDTEVKTGGSQAQGSQSASSLVTASNQSSSGIKFSEYVGLYKSYVVLDTGKTSSKLLSNEVLTDSGVLVNTTKAQLEAGKRYMLQVDGSKITKVFGVETDSFQIISTKVDGKTVYYKESGKTKSITLPSSATYYYNGSKQSYDAIENVLKPNQKISFIYSEDRSKVDCIVIKDIYSPEVYGNYDELLVLATYKTSSALDPNQVQTDRGIYFVAPSIKPDSLEIGTKYGVYIKNDTITAVSQKVWTSDKFTIKNIDNYTLNAVQDDKTQKIQLSSKPLYYYQGTKQSYENLPNILKEGQILYVSKDIDTGRVMAYVIQDPYGSEYGNYIEAIVLQNALLNSSLENNQVLTDKGIYYLPSEDTKLEIGAKYGFYVKDDKITLVIKKLNATLQYEVTDVISDTNVKLKGAQGQENLILPQKPAYYYNGAKMNYTELKNVLKAGQKIYFGYAKDGRTCEYVVIQDPYSSEYGTYAEVIVMADSISSSKLATGEVLTDRGIYVVGRSAGKLSVGAKYGVYIKNDTITKVVKKLNNSEQAEITAVVSDTNVKLKKGSTENTMFLPQKPTYYYNGNKVSYDQLKSILKMGQKIYFGYNQSGSSYEYAIIQDPYYDEYGTYMEVIVMGTSKVTKGLAEDEVLTDRGILSLPSSQNTSLELGAKYGLYVDSSNNITYVYKKFNSTDGMTVVYALGSKVTVDKGGTQVDMNLPQNITYYYNGAKIDYQTALQKIVRNTSLVFGMSAQKQGKYDYCVIFDPVYSKPYLADEQTYLTLKAGDLDISGSSKVIKDGDVVDYSYIQKNDVVYAVTDIWGGNKFILVVDNKVEGYIKSYQPTRLTPRFIVATVFDPTSGKLVDRTYEVSEDFDPSVLLADTFKVGQRVYLILGYDGRVVNMVKP; from the coding sequence ATGAGAAAAAAGTTGATAACAGCTTTCGTGATGCTTTGTTTTGTGATTGTCAGCACCGGTGTTTTTTCTGCTTTTGCTGCATACAGGGACATTCCATCAAATGCAAGTTACAAGCAGGCTGTAGAAAAGCTAAATAAGCTTGGAATTCTTGTTTACAGGGACTATTTCAAGCCAGGTGCCAGTGTAACACGCGGTGAATTTGCAGCTGCAATTGTCAGGATTTCAAACGCAGAGGATGAAGCAAACCTGTTAAAAGGTTATTCGCAGTATCCCGACATAAAACCAAACACAGCCCTGTGTGGATTTGTCAACTGGGCTGTGAAGAAAAAATACATGACACCAATGGCAGACGGCAAATTTAATCCCAACGGCCCACTAACCTTTGCACAGGCGACAACTGCTATTGTTAGAATGCTCGGGTATTCTGACTCAGACCTCTCTGGCATCTGGCCACAAAGCTATATCGACAGGGCATCTGAACTTGGACTTATAAAAGGAATAAACCTTTCAGCTTCTCAAAAGGTTCCGCGCTGGGCTCTTGCCTTGATGCTATCAAGGCTTCTTGACACTGAGGTCAAAACTGGTGGGAGTCAAGCGCAGGGCAGCCAGTCAGCTTCAAGTTTAGTCACAGCATCAAACCAGAGTAGCAGTGGTATAAAATTTTCTGAGTATGTTGGGCTTTACAAATCGTATGTTGTGCTTGATACTGGAAAGACATCTTCAAAGCTTCTTTCGAATGAGGTTCTGACAGATAGCGGTGTGCTTGTGAACACAACAAAAGCCCAGCTGGAAGCTGGAAAAAGGTATATGCTTCAGGTTGATGGCAGCAAAATCACAAAGGTGTTTGGAGTTGAAACTGATTCTTTTCAGATTATCAGCACAAAGGTTGATGGAAAGACTGTATATTACAAAGAAAGTGGAAAGACAAAGTCAATAACTTTGCCATCTTCAGCAACATACTATTACAATGGCTCAAAACAAAGCTACGATGCAATAGAAAATGTTCTAAAACCAAACCAGAAGATAAGCTTTATATATTCTGAGGATAGAAGCAAAGTGGACTGTATTGTAATCAAAGACATATATTCACCAGAAGTTTATGGAAACTATGATGAGCTGCTGGTTCTGGCAACTTACAAAACATCATCGGCACTGGATCCAAATCAGGTTCAGACAGACAGGGGAATATACTTTGTTGCACCTTCTATAAAACCTGATAGCCTTGAAATAGGTACAAAGTATGGAGTGTATATAAAGAATGACACAATTACAGCAGTTTCTCAGAAAGTGTGGACATCTGATAAGTTTACCATCAAAAATATAGATAATTATACACTTAATGCTGTTCAAGATGACAAAACACAGAAGATTCAGCTAAGCAGTAAGCCTTTGTATTACTATCAGGGGACGAAGCAGAGCTATGAGAATCTGCCAAACATTTTAAAAGAAGGTCAGATACTCTATGTATCAAAAGACATAGACACAGGCAGGGTTATGGCATATGTTATTCAGGACCCATACGGCAGTGAGTACGGAAACTACATTGAGGCAATAGTTTTGCAAAATGCACTTTTAAATTCAAGCCTTGAGAACAACCAGGTGCTTACCGACAAGGGCATATACTACCTTCCATCTGAAGATACAAAGCTTGAGATAGGAGCAAAGTATGGGTTTTATGTTAAAGACGATAAAATAACGCTTGTTATAAAGAAGCTGAATGCTACTTTGCAGTATGAGGTAACAGATGTTATAAGCGATACCAACGTCAAGCTAAAGGGTGCTCAGGGGCAGGAGAATTTGATTTTGCCTCAAAAGCCAGCTTACTATTACAATGGAGCAAAGATGAACTATACAGAACTCAAAAATGTGCTAAAAGCAGGGCAGAAAATCTACTTTGGCTATGCAAAGGATGGCAGGACATGCGAATATGTTGTAATCCAGGATCCATATTCTTCTGAGTATGGCACATATGCAGAAGTGATAGTGATGGCTGATAGCATTTCGTCAAGCAAGCTTGCAACAGGTGAGGTTCTGACAGACAGGGGCATATATGTTGTGGGAAGATCTGCAGGAAAGCTTTCTGTTGGAGCAAAGTATGGTGTGTATATCAAAAATGATACAATCACAAAGGTTGTGAAAAAGCTCAATAATAGCGAACAGGCAGAGATCACAGCGGTTGTGAGCGATACAAATGTGAAGCTCAAAAAAGGCAGCACTGAGAACACCATGTTCCTTCCACAAAAACCCACGTATTACTATAATGGAAACAAAGTAAGTTATGACCAGCTAAAGAGCATTCTCAAGATGGGGCAGAAGATATATTTTGGTTACAACCAGTCAGGAAGTTCTTATGAGTACGCAATCATCCAGGACCCATACTATGATGAATACGGAACATACATGGAAGTTATTGTGATGGGCACAAGCAAGGTAACAAAAGGTCTTGCAGAGGATGAAGTTCTGACAGACAGGGGTATTTTGAGCTTGCCATCGAGTCAGAACACAAGCTTGGAGCTTGGCGCAAAGTATGGGCTTTATGTTGACTCAAGTAACAATATAACATATGTGTACAAAAAGTTTAACTCAACCGATGGCATGACAGTTGTATACGCACTTGGGAGCAAAGTAACAGTTGATAAGGGCGGAACACAGGTTGATATGAACCTGCCACAGAACATAACCTACTATTACAATGGTGCAAAGATAGATTATCAAACGGCGCTGCAAAAGATTGTAAGGAACACATCGCTTGTGTTTGGGATGTCAGCACAGAAGCAGGGCAAATATGACTACTGTGTTATATTTGACCCGGTATACAGCAAACCATATCTTGCAGATGAGCAAACCTACCTGACTTTGAAAGCAGGTGATCTGGATATAAGTGGTAGCAGTAAAGTTATAAAAGATGGGGATGTTGTTGATTACAGCTACATCCAGAAAAATGATGTTGTATATGCTGTGACAGACATCTGGGGTGGCAACAAGTTCATACTTGTTGTAGATAATAAGGTTGAAGGTTATATCAAAAGCTACCAGCCAACAAGACTAACGCCAAGATTTATTGTTGCAACTGTATTTGACCCGACATCAGGAAAGCTTGTGGACAGGACGTATGAGGTGAGCGAGGATTTTGACCCGTCTGTGCTTCTGGCAGACACATTCAAAGTTGGTCAGAGAGTGTATCTCATCCTGGGGTATGATGGCAGGGTGGTAAATATGGTAAAACCGTAA
- a CDS encoding ABC transporter ATP-binding protein, with the protein MIELIDIYKIYKMGDSEVYALNGVSLKINPHEFVAIVGPSGSGKSTLMNIIGCLDTPTSGTYILDGHEVSRLNDNQLAEIRNSKIGFVFQSFNLIPQLTALENVELPLIYKGMPASARHRLAKEALARVGLEQRMHHRPRQLSGGQQQRVAIARALVTNPAIILADEPTGNLDSKSGAEIIQIFKELHVQGSTIVLITHDNNIATQAKRIVRIQDGQIIEDREVS; encoded by the coding sequence ATGATTGAACTTATAGACATATACAAAATTTACAAAATGGGCGATAGCGAAGTGTATGCTTTAAACGGTGTTAGCTTAAAAATCAACCCTCACGAGTTTGTTGCCATAGTGGGACCATCCGGTTCAGGAAAATCAACCCTGATGAACATAATAGGCTGTCTTGACACACCTACATCTGGCACATATATACTGGATGGTCATGAGGTTAGCAGGCTGAATGACAATCAGCTTGCCGAGATTCGAAACAGCAAGATAGGTTTTGTGTTTCAGAGTTTTAACTTAATTCCACAGCTCACAGCGCTTGAAAATGTTGAACTTCCTCTGATTTACAAAGGCATGCCTGCATCGGCAAGGCACAGGCTTGCAAAGGAAGCCTTGGCAAGGGTTGGCTTGGAGCAAAGAATGCATCACAGACCAAGGCAGCTGTCTGGCGGGCAGCAGCAGAGGGTTGCAATTGCAAGGGCGCTTGTCACAAACCCGGCAATAATTCTTGCAGATGAGCCAACAGGAAACCTGGATTCAAAGTCAGGTGCTGAAATAATACAAATATTCAAGGAACTTCATGTACAGGGCAGCACAATTGTTTTGATCACGCATGACAATAATATAGCCACTCAGGCAAAAAGGATTGTGAGAATTCAGGATGGTCAGATAATAGAAGACAGGGAGGTGAGCTGA
- a CDS encoding ABC transporter permease — translation MAQFILAFRMAIKSILSNKLRSFLTMLGVIIGIWAVIAVVGLAQGSTKSITDRLQRLGTNLIQINITGRNSNRNVTFEELQQFADQHADDIEAIAPTVSSSVTLKYGTTTHDTTLIGTTADYSTVRDVNVSSGRFILPIDVDYRQKVALVGTYIVKDLFNGENPIGKKLKINGQIFTVVGVLEERANSQEQSDDDQVIVPVTVAQRLTRNAIIRNFAIKITDGNKSDTVMNYLNNFLYKIYNDTTAYRVFNTAQLLDTLNSVTQTLTLMLAGIAAISLIVGGIGIMNIMLVSVTERTREIGIRKAIGAKRRNILVQFLIEASVVTGLGGIIGIILGYVTINLFSKLNVATAIFSVPWAILAFTISLAIGIVFGLFPASKASRLNPIEALRYE, via the coding sequence GTGGCACAGTTTATTTTAGCTTTTAGAATGGCAATAAAAAGTATACTTTCAAATAAGCTGAGGTCCTTTTTGACAATGCTTGGTGTTATCATAGGTATCTGGGCGGTAATTGCAGTTGTTGGACTTGCGCAGGGGAGTACAAAAAGCATAACAGACAGGCTTCAGAGGCTTGGGACAAATCTAATACAGATAAACATAACAGGAAGAAACAGCAACAGAAATGTCACATTTGAGGAACTTCAGCAGTTTGCCGACCAGCATGCAGATGATATAGAAGCAATTGCACCGACTGTGTCAAGCTCTGTTACACTGAAGTATGGAACAACCACACATGACACCACTCTTATCGGGACAACTGCGGACTACAGCACAGTCAGAGATGTAAATGTCAGCAGTGGAAGGTTTATATTGCCTATTGATGTGGACTATCGTCAAAAAGTTGCGCTTGTTGGCACTTACATTGTGAAAGATTTGTTCAATGGTGAAAATCCAATAGGAAAAAAGTTAAAGATAAACGGGCAGATATTCACGGTTGTTGGTGTTTTGGAGGAGCGTGCAAATTCACAGGAGCAGTCAGACGACGACCAGGTGATAGTGCCGGTGACTGTTGCGCAAAGACTCACACGAAACGCGATCATCCGAAACTTTGCGATAAAAATCACAGACGGAAACAAAAGTGACACTGTTATGAACTACCTGAATAATTTTCTGTACAAAATCTACAACGACACAACTGCATACAGGGTATTTAACACAGCCCAGCTCCTTGACACCTTAAACAGCGTAACGCAAACACTTACACTCATGCTTGCAGGAATTGCCGCAATCTCACTAATTGTTGGTGGAATTGGAATCATGAATATCATGCTTGTATCTGTGACTGAGAGAACAAGAGAAATAGGAATCAGAAAAGCAATTGGCGCAAAGAGAAGAAATATTCTTGTTCAGTTTTTAATAGAGGCATCTGTTGTGACAGGGCTTGGAGGAATAATTGGGATTATTTTGGGGTATGTGACAATTAATTTGTTCTCAAAGCTAAATGTTGCAACGGCAATATTCTCTGTACCATGGGCAATTTTAGCATTTACCATTTCACTTGCGATTGGGATAGTCTTTGGGCTGTTCCCGGCTTCAAAGGCGTCCAGACTGAATCCAATTGAAGCTTTAAGATATGAATAA